One genomic window of Haemorhous mexicanus isolate bHaeMex1 chromosome 17, bHaeMex1.pri, whole genome shotgun sequence includes the following:
- the GNG13 gene encoding guanine nucleotide-binding protein G(I)/G(S)/G(O) subunit gamma-13 produces the protein MDEWDLPQWKKEVESLKYQLAYKREMSSKTIPEFVKWIEDGIPEDPFLNPELMKNNPWVEKGKCIIL, from the exons ATGGACGAGTGGGATCTCCCACAATGGAAAAAAGAGGTGGAAAGCCTCAAGTACCAGCTGGCCTACAAGAGAGAGATGTCCTCCAAGACCATACCTGA GTTCGTGAAGTGGATCGAGGACGGGATTCCCGAGGATCCCTTCCTGAACCCGGAGCTGATGAAGAACAACCCCTGGGTGGAGAAAGGCAAATGCATCATCCTCTGa
- the CHTF18 gene encoding chromosome transmission fidelity protein 18 homolog isoform X1, with protein MASAEDGPDGGPDDGFYERFADELEVLAELGDEPSPPAGPKTSQFRCKRQPPEEPDLPGDSPGGTGAKKRDRDCVPAVSPAAAEPRTPKPKRQRLEAVKKLDFGADDELAPDVSWDGGPEAPLAPHNTSSNHLEMSGMVPMQTTPPLEKKRVLRRAPILEDYINVTSTQGTRVFLVLRDDPCRTGLELSDSLDWNARRPLHLLGVPFSYLKEQVDEERRRQVLEASQQLTEIINSCLGSEPSTESPDPSMDTAPAAQEESESHCLWVDKFTPKRYMELLSDDYTNRCLLKWLKLWDTVVFGKDKAGKKPKPSSAAHPPPSHPKEHPNKWKTKVQLTEEMLEAELDQHNRPKHKVALLCGPPGLGKTTLAHVIARHAGYNAVEMNASDDRSPEVFQTRIEAATQMRSVLGSHERPNCLIIDEIDGAPAASINVLLAIIQRKDGEGEAGAGRRRRREGGLLLRPIICICNDQFVPALRPLRQQSFLLSFPRTAPSRLAQRLSEIALRQGMRADTGALLALCEKTDSDIRSCINTLQFLHGRGQKELSVQMVQTMRIGLKDQNKGLFSIWQEIFQLPRPQRHRIGMDPSLPAQLLLGDEDLSHPGGSRGFNSSSHRFHHILQLSISSGEQEKLAQGLFENFLNMKVRDSSLGSVCLALEWLGFSDLLGRAVLQGQSFQLLRYLPFLPVAFHLLFAASAVPRLAFPSSQPEAVAKLSQMQNLLLSMVSGIAPGARSRAGQRALVLDVLCLLLDIIAPKLRPVNTQLYSLKEKQQLAELISTMLTYNLTYLQERLPEGQYVFKLDPNVEAVCRFPALPARRQLSYQAKQLIAREIELEKMRRTEARSLAQDPRNGPGEQRGDTEPAGTPNHQQRLEHIVRRAAQQDKPELDFFGRPLQRKEAAKTPAPQVSKEESLELQMGKAVGRSDVWFRFNEGFSNAVRRNLYIRDLL; from the exons aTGGCGAGCGCCGAGGATGGGCCCGACGGTGGGCCCGACGATGGCTTCTACGAGCGCTTCGCCGAcgagctggaggtgctggccGAGCTGGGAG ATGAGCCATCCCCACCCGCCGGCCCCAAAACATCTCAGTTCCGGTGCAAGAGGCAGCCGCCGGAGGAGCCCGACCTCCCCGGAGACTCTCCCGGCGGCACCGGCGCCAAGAAGAGGGACCGGGACTgtgtccccgccgtgtccccggcAGCAGCCGAACCCCGGA CCCCGAAGCCGAAGCGGCAGCGCCTGGAAGCTGTTAAGAAGCTCGATTTCGGTGCAGACGATGAGTTGGCTCCGGATGTCTCCTGGGATGGTGGCCCAGAGGCACCTCTGGCTCCCCACAATACCAG CTCGAACCACCTGGAGATGAGTGGGATGGTCCCCATGCAGACCACACCACCCTTGGAAAAGAAGAGGGTCCTGAGGAGAGCCCCCATCCTGGAGGATTACATCAACGTGACATCCACTCAGGGCACCAGGGTCTTCCTGGTGCTGAGGGAtgatccctgcaggacagggctggag ctctcgGATTCCCTGGACTGGAACGCTCGCAGGCCGCTCCACTTGCTGGGGGTGCCCTTCTCCTACCTGAAGGAGCAGGTGGATGAGGAG CGTCGCAGGCAGGTTCTGGAGGCCTCCCAGCAGCTGACAGAGATCATCAACAG TTGCCTGGGGAGCGAGCCCAGCACCGAGAGCCCGGATCCCAGCatggacacagctccagcagcccaggaggagTCTGAATCCCACTGCCTCTGGGTGGACAAGTTCACCCCCAAGCGCTACATGGAGCTGCTCAGTGATGAT taCACCAACCGCTGCCTGCTGAAGTGGCTCAAGCTGTGGGACACGGTGGTGTTTGGCAAGGACAAGGCTGGCAAGAAGcccaagcccagctctgcagctcatcCCCCACCCAGCCATCCCAAGGAACATCCCAACAAGTGGAAAACCAAGGTCCAGCTCACCGAGGAGATGCTGGAGGCCGAGCTGGACCAGCACAACAGACCCAAACACAAG gtggccctgctctgtgggcCCCCTGGCCTGGGCAAGACCACGCTGGCCCACGTCATTGCCAGGCACGCGGGGTACAACGCCGTGGAGATGAATGCCAG CGATGACCGCAGCCCCGAGGTGTTCCAGACCCGCATTGAAGCTGCCACCCAGATGAGGTCGGTGCTGGGCTCCCACGAGAGGCCCAACTGCCTCATCATCGACGAGATCGACGGCGCGCCCGCG GCCTCCATCAATGTCCTGCTGGCCATCATCCAGAGGAAGGACGGCGAGGGCgaggcgggcgcggggcggcggcggcggcgcgagGGGGGGCTCCTGCTCAGGCCCATCATCTGCATCTGCAATGACCA GTTCGTGCCCGCGCTGCGCCCGCTGCGGCAGCAATCCTTCCTGCTCAGCTTCCCCCGCACCGCGCCCTCCCGCCTCGCCCAGCGCCTCAGCGAG ATCGCGCTCCGGCAGGGAATGCGGGCGGACACGGGCGCGCTGCTGGCGCTCTGCGAGAAAACCGACAGCGACATCCGCTCCTGCATCAAcaccctgcag ttcctgcaCGGCCGAGGGCAGAAGGAGCTGAGTGTGCAGATGGTGCAGACCATGAGGATTGGCCTGAAGGACCAGAACAAGGGGCTCTTCTCCATCTGGCAGGAGATCTTCCAGCTGCCCAGGCCCCAGAG GCACAGGATAGGAATGGACccctctctgccagcccagctcctgctgggggaCGAGGACCTGTCCCACCCTGGGGGCTCAAGGGGCTTCAATTCCTCCTCCCACCGCTTCCACCacatcctgcagctctccatctCCTCGggagagcaggagaagctggcccag GGCCTGTTTGAGAACTTCCTGAACATGAAGGTGCGGGATTCCAGCCTGGGCTCCGTGTGCCTGGCCCTGGAGTGGCTGGGCTTCTCTGACCTGCTGGGCCGGGCCGtgctgcagggccagagctTCCAGCTGCTGCGCTACCTGCCCTTCCTGCCCGTGGCCTTCCACCTGCTCTTCGCCGCCAGCGCCGTCCCCCGGCtggccttccccagcagccagcccgAG GCCGTGGCCAAGCTGAGCCAGATGCAGAACCTGCTGCTGTCCATGGTGTCGGGGATCGCGCCGGGCGCCCGGAGCCGCGCGGGGCAGCGGGCGCTGGTGCTGGacgtgctgtgcctgctgctggacATCATCGCCCCCAAACTGCGGCCT gTGAACACGCAGCTCTACAGCctgaaggagaagcagcagctggctgagctCATCAGCACCATGCTCACCTACAACCTCACCTACCTGCAGGAGCGCCTGCCCGAGGGCCAGTACGTCTTCAAGCTGGATCC GAACGTGGAGGCCGTGTGCCGCTTCCCGGCGCTGCCGGCCCGCAGGCAGCTCAGCTACCAGGCCAAGCAGCTCATTGCCAGGGAGATCGAGCTGGAGAAGATGAGGAGGACAGAGGCACGGAGCCTGGCCCAG GATCCCAGGAATGGCCCCGGGGAGCAGcgaggggacacagagccagcGGGGACCCCCAACCACCAGCAGCGCCTGGAGCACATCgtgaggagagcagcacagcaggacaaG CCTGAACTGGATTTCTTTGGGAGGCCACTCCAGAGGAAAGAGGCGGCCAAGACCCCGG ccccccaggtTTCCAAGGAGgaatccctggagctgcagatggGAAAGGCCGTGGGCAGGAGCGACGTCTGGTTCCGCTTCAACGAGGGATTCTCCAACGCAGTCAGGAGGAACCTGTACATCAGGGACCTGCTCTAG
- the CHTF18 gene encoding chromosome transmission fidelity protein 18 homolog isoform X2 has translation MASAEDGPDGGPDDGFYERFADELEVLAELGDEPSPPAGPKTSQFRCKRQPPEEPDLPGDSPGGTGAKKRDRDCVPAVSPAAAEPRTPKPKRQRLEAVKKLDFGADDELAPDVSWDGGPEAPLAPHNTSSNHLEMSGMVPMQTTPPLEKKRVLRRAPILEDYINVTSTQGTRVFLVLRDDPCRTGLELSDSLDWNARRPLHLLGVPFSYLKEQVDEERRRQVLEASQQLTEIINSCLGSEPSTESPDPSMDTAPAAQEESESHCLWVDKFTPKRYMELLSDDYTNRCLLKWLKLWDTVVFGKDKAGKKPKPSSAAHPPPSHPKEHPNKWKTKVQLTEEMLEAELDQHNRPKHKVALLCGPPGLGKTTLAHVIARHAGYNAVEMNASDDRSPEVFQTRIEAATQMRSVLGSHERPNCLIIDEIDGAPAASINVLLAIIQRKDGEGEAGAGRRRRREGGLLLRPIICICNDQFVPALRPLRQQSFLLSFPRTAPSRLAQRLSEIALRQGMRADTGALLALCEKTDSDIRSCINTLQFLHGRGQKELSVQMVQTMRIGLKDQNKGLFSIWQEIFQLPRPQRHRIGMDPSLPAQLLLGDEDLSHPGGSRGFNSSSHRFHHILQLSISSGEQEKLAQGLFENFLNMKVRDSSLGSVCLALEWLGFSDLLGRAVLQGQSFQLLRYLPFLPVAFHLLFAASAVPRLAFPSSQPEAVAKLSQMQNLLLSMVSGIAPGARSRAGQRALVLDVLCLLLDIIAPKLRPVNTQLYSLKEKQQLAELISTMLTYNLTYLQERLPEGQYVFKLDPNVEAVCRFPALPARRQLSYQAKQLIAREIELEKMRRTEARSLAQDPRNGPGEQRGDTEPAGTPNHQQRLEHIVRRAAQQDKPAGPSCRICICLLLCSEEPWGA, from the exons aTGGCGAGCGCCGAGGATGGGCCCGACGGTGGGCCCGACGATGGCTTCTACGAGCGCTTCGCCGAcgagctggaggtgctggccGAGCTGGGAG ATGAGCCATCCCCACCCGCCGGCCCCAAAACATCTCAGTTCCGGTGCAAGAGGCAGCCGCCGGAGGAGCCCGACCTCCCCGGAGACTCTCCCGGCGGCACCGGCGCCAAGAAGAGGGACCGGGACTgtgtccccgccgtgtccccggcAGCAGCCGAACCCCGGA CCCCGAAGCCGAAGCGGCAGCGCCTGGAAGCTGTTAAGAAGCTCGATTTCGGTGCAGACGATGAGTTGGCTCCGGATGTCTCCTGGGATGGTGGCCCAGAGGCACCTCTGGCTCCCCACAATACCAG CTCGAACCACCTGGAGATGAGTGGGATGGTCCCCATGCAGACCACACCACCCTTGGAAAAGAAGAGGGTCCTGAGGAGAGCCCCCATCCTGGAGGATTACATCAACGTGACATCCACTCAGGGCACCAGGGTCTTCCTGGTGCTGAGGGAtgatccctgcaggacagggctggag ctctcgGATTCCCTGGACTGGAACGCTCGCAGGCCGCTCCACTTGCTGGGGGTGCCCTTCTCCTACCTGAAGGAGCAGGTGGATGAGGAG CGTCGCAGGCAGGTTCTGGAGGCCTCCCAGCAGCTGACAGAGATCATCAACAG TTGCCTGGGGAGCGAGCCCAGCACCGAGAGCCCGGATCCCAGCatggacacagctccagcagcccaggaggagTCTGAATCCCACTGCCTCTGGGTGGACAAGTTCACCCCCAAGCGCTACATGGAGCTGCTCAGTGATGAT taCACCAACCGCTGCCTGCTGAAGTGGCTCAAGCTGTGGGACACGGTGGTGTTTGGCAAGGACAAGGCTGGCAAGAAGcccaagcccagctctgcagctcatcCCCCACCCAGCCATCCCAAGGAACATCCCAACAAGTGGAAAACCAAGGTCCAGCTCACCGAGGAGATGCTGGAGGCCGAGCTGGACCAGCACAACAGACCCAAACACAAG gtggccctgctctgtgggcCCCCTGGCCTGGGCAAGACCACGCTGGCCCACGTCATTGCCAGGCACGCGGGGTACAACGCCGTGGAGATGAATGCCAG CGATGACCGCAGCCCCGAGGTGTTCCAGACCCGCATTGAAGCTGCCACCCAGATGAGGTCGGTGCTGGGCTCCCACGAGAGGCCCAACTGCCTCATCATCGACGAGATCGACGGCGCGCCCGCG GCCTCCATCAATGTCCTGCTGGCCATCATCCAGAGGAAGGACGGCGAGGGCgaggcgggcgcggggcggcggcggcggcgcgagGGGGGGCTCCTGCTCAGGCCCATCATCTGCATCTGCAATGACCA GTTCGTGCCCGCGCTGCGCCCGCTGCGGCAGCAATCCTTCCTGCTCAGCTTCCCCCGCACCGCGCCCTCCCGCCTCGCCCAGCGCCTCAGCGAG ATCGCGCTCCGGCAGGGAATGCGGGCGGACACGGGCGCGCTGCTGGCGCTCTGCGAGAAAACCGACAGCGACATCCGCTCCTGCATCAAcaccctgcag ttcctgcaCGGCCGAGGGCAGAAGGAGCTGAGTGTGCAGATGGTGCAGACCATGAGGATTGGCCTGAAGGACCAGAACAAGGGGCTCTTCTCCATCTGGCAGGAGATCTTCCAGCTGCCCAGGCCCCAGAG GCACAGGATAGGAATGGACccctctctgccagcccagctcctgctgggggaCGAGGACCTGTCCCACCCTGGGGGCTCAAGGGGCTTCAATTCCTCCTCCCACCGCTTCCACCacatcctgcagctctccatctCCTCGggagagcaggagaagctggcccag GGCCTGTTTGAGAACTTCCTGAACATGAAGGTGCGGGATTCCAGCCTGGGCTCCGTGTGCCTGGCCCTGGAGTGGCTGGGCTTCTCTGACCTGCTGGGCCGGGCCGtgctgcagggccagagctTCCAGCTGCTGCGCTACCTGCCCTTCCTGCCCGTGGCCTTCCACCTGCTCTTCGCCGCCAGCGCCGTCCCCCGGCtggccttccccagcagccagcccgAG GCCGTGGCCAAGCTGAGCCAGATGCAGAACCTGCTGCTGTCCATGGTGTCGGGGATCGCGCCGGGCGCCCGGAGCCGCGCGGGGCAGCGGGCGCTGGTGCTGGacgtgctgtgcctgctgctggacATCATCGCCCCCAAACTGCGGCCT gTGAACACGCAGCTCTACAGCctgaaggagaagcagcagctggctgagctCATCAGCACCATGCTCACCTACAACCTCACCTACCTGCAGGAGCGCCTGCCCGAGGGCCAGTACGTCTTCAAGCTGGATCC GAACGTGGAGGCCGTGTGCCGCTTCCCGGCGCTGCCGGCCCGCAGGCAGCTCAGCTACCAGGCCAAGCAGCTCATTGCCAGGGAGATCGAGCTGGAGAAGATGAGGAGGACAGAGGCACGGAGCCTGGCCCAG GATCCCAGGAATGGCCCCGGGGAGCAGcgaggggacacagagccagcGGGGACCCCCAACCACCAGCAGCGCCTGGAGCACATCgtgaggagagcagcacagcaggacaaG CCCGCTGGCCCTTCCTGCAGGATTTGCATttgcctcctgctctgctcagaggaGCCTTGGGGTGCCTGA